From the genome of Medicago truncatula cultivar Jemalong A17 chromosome 2, MtrunA17r5.0-ANR, whole genome shotgun sequence:
tttattttccttatctttcttcttcaaatcttCTCGCATCCTTTTATAGTATTCAACTTTTTGTCTTgccaaaataaacaatataataCATACTTAAGCAGTAATCACATATAAACTATAAGATAGTCATAGGTAGTAACATAGAAAAACTTGCAATGATATCAACAATCAAAAAGCAATATACAATAGCAAAaccaaattaatattgttgagccaaaaaaacaaaactatactTAGAACTGAGCAACAAAACATAACACTCCAAAACCAAAAGAAACAATAATACCATCCTAATTAGTGGTAGTATCAACATGAAGCAGAAGGATGGAACTGAAGCATCCAAAGATattaacatcaaatttttaTCTAAAAGAATAagacaatttaaaaattaacattattcAAACTGTGAAGCATTCCACCAATCCTGGAGTCAGCTTATTCAATCAAATACACCAAAAGAATAAGCAAAGATAATTCATACAAAAGAATATTATTAGAAATTGAATTCAAtaacacaaaatcaattaaatttgggataaacttaatacattttttcttaagTTTCTCATATTTTGCCTTGCGCTTAGCTGCTTATCCAAATAATGTTGTTTCTCctgattaaataatataattaattttaaaagacaaaTGTTACTTAAGGAGATCATATTGCATGTGTTGTAATATACTAGAGGACTTACTTCATTACTCATGGAGTTCCATGCTTTAACGACCATTTTATTAACATCGAAATTTTGATCTACTTCTTTAAAATTTTCGCCAAACTCAtccctaaaatataatttttttacttaataataaacaacataaaaataaaaaatatattaaacaaagaagatttaccataaaagaaaaaaagaattcgGCAGATTCTCAAGTATATCATGATCCTTCtcaactttgaattttttggCCTTGTGTTCTTTTGGCTTGGTACCTTGGtatttagtttaaaaatataaagtgaGTATTTGATTTAGCTACCCAAATCAAATGGAACTTTGCTTCCTAGTCATGGTCTCCTAGGTCCACCAATGTTGTGTTCACGAGGATTGGTTTTGCCATCCAAAAAAGTCTAGCGGCGCAGTTTGTTGCCTGTTTGCCTTCTACTCAAGTGTAAATaatggtttatatatatatgaaaagtaCGTGAGTGATTTAACAAAGTGAAACTATGCACTATGAAAACTAGTTTGAATTACCCTTCTCATGTAGCTTTTTAtgagcattttcttcttttccttctttgGTCTCAACAAAAGAACGAGCATCAGCTTGCACATCATTTGTCTTTTGAATGCTAAACAAGGTCGGAAACACTATTTTCGGGTAACAATGGCGTATCTGAGTTAAAACAATGTTTAACTGCCTAATAACTCTCCTTTAAAATCTTCTAACTACTCTTTTAATTTCACTTCCATTTCTTTTTGCAATCTTTCTTGCAGAAACTGTATCTCAATGTGAGCATTCCTTTTAACTTCCTCAATAGTTTTTTGGATTTCAACTTGAGGCTTAGATCCCCATAAGTCAGAAGCTACAACACCTTTTCCATAGGTGCGCACTCGGTCTTTTCCCAAGACTTGGGACAATATATCTTCTCGAGATGAGTTTTGTTCTGATGCATTTGGAAGTAAAGATAGAAATTCCTCAAGCTCTGACTGATAATCAAAAGTCGACGATATTTGAGATCCAACAAATGTTCATTTCTCTCGGTGTCGCCGTATACTGGATTTCCCCTCTTCGGCTTATGTGTCATAATGTACATTTCCACACGAGAGGGTTCTCTTTTATCATGATTATTCGTCGtctatttatacaaaaatataacattaGATCGATCGCTAAGTGCACGATTCTCTTTTAAAAGCAAAAGATAATGTTGCTTTGCCACAGCAAGACAAAAACTGCATAACACAAAATAACAGTTTTACCTCTTCATCACGTATTTCTGCATGAGTTTTTGTTCCGGTGGTATGTATGCTTGTAAACTTTGCTCCACTTCTTTTATTCCTCTCGCTACatatctataaaataaaaatgtttcatACGACtaagataataataatcataatatatgCACACATGATAATAAGAATCTCACCTcagtcattttttatttccaaaaCTTAACAAGAACCTTCCACTATTCAAGTGGAACAATTGATGGCCTATTTCTTAGATTATAGAACTGGGTCACGGGTACAAACCATGTCAATTTACGAACCGGGTCAAATTTGACCATATAAAAAATGGACATAATCCTTTACAATCATGCGATTTTGCatgaattttacaattttaatgtGATTTTACTATGATTTTTTCTGTTTCGGAGTTTCGttatgaatttgaattgttgaaggTGAATAAAGTCGCAAAATGCTGAATATTAAGATTTAAGTTGCGattttaacaacaacaataacgaTAGCCTTTGTTGTTGCAACCATTTCAGATTGTTGAGGTTCTCATTCATTATTAACCTGCACTATTTCTAATTTATAGTTACCTTTACTCTTGAAACTCAGATTGTATCATAGAGCAACATAGGATGAggagataaaattttaaaatatattcacaCCAATTAAATAGACTAAAGCTCCCTTATAAGGAAGAACAAATATAGAAGCTACATTATTCCATAATGTAATAAAACGTCAACACTTCTAGAAACAATTCAAATAATACATTACCactttaatttaacaaaaaacaattaatgatAGGATATTTGACTAATCAGATTCTGCTGATCATACATGGGAGATTGAGTGATATATGATTTGTAAGTGTTGCATGCTGCCACATAAGATTCTTGTGTTTCTTGTCAAATTTCTCTCATAACAATAAGCATTTTCCTTACAATAATATTCCTCTACTCCTCTATCACATAGATCATATTTTTACCAGGCTTAGATAGAGTTCTCCAATAGTAGGTTGAGTAAATGATATctgaaaacaatgaaaattgcAAACCTATGTACAAAAGTattggaaggaaagaaaatattgaaatgCAACTAGGAATCCACATCGAACCATGGTAGAAGGTTATGAAGAAGGAACTGCTAAGTGCTACCATCATGCTTGTTATGGAGATGAATAATGTGATCAATCCAAATATTAGCTTTAAAGGTAGTGATTTATAGAAGTCACGCTCTCCATAACGCGAGACAAGAATAGACAAGAAAATCAATATGGCTGTCGAAGATGAAATGAACGCAGATGCATCTGATATTGCAAACCCCAAAAATGATGGTTTCTTCAAAAAGTTTGGTTTTCCTGTGTTATCGATACCACCTGGTAAAGTAACTGCAGCAGCGAACACTCCGGTAGCAATGACTGTTGAAATTAGCATACACGACTCCGCAGTTTTTTTCATCCAAGACTCTGCATCTTCCCTTAGTTTTTCATGCTCATTTGAGAACAGTTCTTCTGCAGTCACGCCTTTGGAGTTTTTCGACTTAATCTGTGCGGGCAGCATTATCTTCTTTACATTCTATCATatgaaaatgtatatatgttagATAAAATAtagaaatgtaaaaataaattagttaaatTTATTAAGGACGGTAGGATAATTGTGTATGCACACAAGGGATGCACTATACCTCAAACCATAATAACTCGACACACATTTGAAAAGCTGCACCAGAAACCAATTCAAGTTGACCTTGTGGTGCTAATTTTCCAGCTAAGTGCAATAAACTGTTTCCTTCATCGTCTTCAAATGTCACTATGATATCCTTTATATGCCCTATTTGATGTATGACATTGAAGATACTGGCATGCCGATGCAAAACAGCTATGTGTAATATAGTTCGATTTTCGCAATCCACCTCCCATATCAAGCTTGGATGGGCACTAATAAGCTCCGATAAGAACCCAAAATTTCCAATTTCAGCAGCATCAAATATTAGTTGAGAAGGTTTATTTATGATTTCATTTAACTCCTTCTTTGATGAGTAGTATCTTTCTAGAATCGTGGTCCAGAGAAATTTAACCAATTGGAAAACCATATGATTTTTCAGGCCTGCGATACAAAATTTGGTTACTAAGTTAATGAAACCaatgtaaataaattaataaagttaATGTAAGGTTTACCAGGATTGGTGATGATGTGATTATGATCATGTTCTGGACAATGACAAGAAGAATCCAATGGCATTTGATTTTTAGCCAAGAGATGTAaagctgttttttcattctcatCACGTGCAAAAGCTAGTTCTTTCTTGTCTCTTACCATTTTGAAGGCCAAGTCtgcaattgaaaaataatactatGATCAATATTTTGCCATCAATAAGTTGTGTTAAAATCCCATATGTTTTACTGTGGACTGATGATggaaaatcaatcaaaacttTGATGACGGCTATATTGGGAAAAATCCATGTTCCaaatcggatagataagactcttgaaaagagtatataaagaggagtgtgttaagagtcccacattggatagGTGACagcctgacaatgtgtttataagtgagggCAATCCTAACCTCACAAgttggttttgtaaggatgagttagtcCCCAATTTCATTAGGTTAAAGTTgccacttttaattaaaaatttagagaCCTCAACGTCCTTGCAACTGAAACTATGATTTTGATCAGTGTtgattcaacaaaacaaatatcaAATGAATATAAGTTGTGTATTAAAGCATTAATACTTgcttaacttgttttttttgtcaaagtgACACCGATCAATTGAGCATCGGTACCCTATAGTTAGTAATAGAACACATAAACTACTCAAAATTCTCTATCTAGAGACCATTTTAATCGTTGAACTGTTGGAATCTCTGAAACAATCTATTTAAGGACCAAATTATTTAATTGGTCAGTAAATCGGTCtctaattattttgttttcacaCTTGCAGTTTTCAATATTTAAGATGAAAGAAATTACACAGGAATGAAATGCAAGTGAGCAATGAGTTGTGCGGTTAATCCTTTCTGAATGACAAAATCAATGCTCTGAGAAACTACATTAAAGACCGATTTGTGAAATGTCGCCAAACCATTAGTCGCAAATGTTCTAATGTTAGCAATGGGTTGGACAATTCCGATCTTTGAATCGGTCACtatatgacaattttttctGATGAATTACAACCGTTAGTAATACTTACCATAGATGCCTGTGTAGATACAAGCAAAGAACAATAACTCCCAGTCCTTCTCTTCAAAGCAATGTATGGTTTCATCATATAGATGCCATGTCATTTTGTATCTTCCTTGCAAAGCAGCATACTGAATAGGAGCACATCCTTTTGCACCCTTTATAATTGGTAACTTGGGGTTTATTTTCAGCATTAAGTCAACAATTTTCATGTTTCCAGCTGCAGCAGCAATAAAAAAAGCAGTGTTTCCGTTCATATCTTGCAATGTTATATCATTGTCATCAAGCATCTTCAATAGCTCCTTCACAAAGTGAATTTGGTTTGCACCTGCAGCAATATGCAGTAGAGTAGGATACCCATTTGTTATGGCAGCATTTTTTAGCTTATTCTCTTTGTCTATAATGCGCTTAGCTGCTGGCCAGTTTCCATTCAGAGCATGCTTGTGAATGGGAACACAATGCTTGAGAAACCCTTTATTTGCATCATCACCTAAAACAGAGAGTATTTCTATTGCGTTAACATTAAACCCATCTACATATCTACAtgtacaaatattattcatCAACACTTTTAGGTTTCAAATTTTCCTATTTATAATCTGGATTGGCTGAACCACCTGTTATAATATTAGGGTAGTTAGTATTCTCCTTGGTACATTGACACGATTGATTTGAAGAATTCAAGAAATTAATCCCATTTTGAGCGTATATTAATTAGTACTTGTACTCTATTCCattatttctaataatattttttttaaaagtaaaataaaatcagaaactataatctttcaaaagtTTGGCAACCTTTAATCTTTGCTATGATAAGGAAGCAAGGCTAAGAGAATTATGACAAATCAGGACACCTTTATTGCTTGAATTTATAAAGCATGATATTAGTACCCGCATCGTAAGTTCTTCAAATCATAAGATTATGCATGATAAACTTCAAA
Proteins encoded in this window:
- the LOC25488244 gene encoding uncharacterized protein, whose product is MLDDNDITLQDMNGNTAFFIAAAAGNMKIVDLMLKINPKLPIIKGAKGCAPIQYAALQGRYKMTWHLYDETIHCFEEKDWELLFFACIYTGIYDLAFKMVRDKKELAFARDENEKTALHLLAKNQMPLDSSCHCPEHDHNHIITNPGLKNHMVFQLVKFLWTTILERYYSSKKELNEIINKPSQLIFDAAEIGNFGFLSELISAHPSLIWEVDCENRTILHIAVLHRHASIFNVIHQIGHIKDIIVTFEDDEGNSLLHLAGKLAPQGQLELVSGAAFQMCVELLWFENVKKIMLPAQIKSKNSKGVTAEELFSNEHEKLREDAESWMKKTAESCMLISTVIATGVFAAAVTLPGGIDNTGKPNFLKKPSFLGFAISDASAFISSSTAILIFLSILVSRYGERDFYKSLPLKLIFGLITLFISITSMMVALSSSFFITFYHGSMWIPSCISIFSFLPILLYIGLQFSLFSDIIYSTYYWRTLSKPGKNMIYVIEE